A window of Methanocaldococcus vulcanius M7 genomic DNA:
GGAGCGGAATTGTTGTTATTGACGAAGATGGAAATATGAGATACTATTCAAAAGAATCAGCATTAAAAAAATTTGGCAGTTGTGTAATATTTCCTGAAAGTTTAGCAAAAAGAATTATTGAATCACAAAACTACTGGAAAAACTCAACTATTGAAAATATTCTAAATTTATGGCTAAAACATGAGAATGAAATAGAACTCGTAGATGCTGATGGGAACAAACAGCCATATTTAATTATGGTAAATAATAAACCGTATTGGATTTTTGCTGTGGAGCCATATGGGAGGGCTTATGGTATCTCAAAGATATTTATAATAAGTATGGCTGGAAAGGTGGAGGAGTGTAAATTTAATGAACCGAAGATAGGACCAATCAAAGGCATGGACTATGTTCAAAAGGCACTTCCAACTTATGATTGGGACAAGTTTGAGATCGTTGAGCCACTCCCAATATTTGTGGGAAATAAGTTGTATTGGAGGTATGTGATAATTCCAAAATCCGGAGGGGGTGTTTCAAAGATCGTTTTAGTTGACGTCGATACTGGAGAAGTTAAAATATTTAATTCAACTGAGAGTTATAAAGCATTTATACTTGGAAAGAGCGTTAAAAAATCTAAAAGTGTTGTTATCAAAGAGATCATAACTTATGAAAAATTCGGAAATACTCATTGGATCATTGTGTTAAGTAATGGATCCTATGTAGACCTCTCTTCTGAAAATATGAGTACTGATAAAATAATAAGAATAAGCAATTTGAAGGTTGGAGAGACGTTTAATATTAGTAATTAATTCAGATTCTATTTTTTATTTTATTTACCATGCATATTTAAGATAAAAGGGATATTATAAACATTAATTATAAAAACAGTAAGTTATTTATATCGTTTCAAATTAAAAAAATAAAAAGAAAAAGTTTCTGTTAAATCTTGAAATTTGATATTTTAAATATTTTGCTGGGATACCATGGAAATTTTTAAACTCCTTAGAAAAGACGAAAAAATGCTCTACCTTATGTTTATAGGAATGGTTATGTTCCTATTTATCTTTATCCCATTTCTCAGATTCAAAATGGTGGGGTCTGATCATACAATAAACGCATATCCAAGTTTATCGGCAGTTTGTGGTCTTTTACTTGGACCCATATACGGATTTCTTGCAATCTTTCTTGTCGATCTTACATACTTTATTTTAAATCCAAAAGCATTTTATTTTGGGATATATTCATTAATTCCTCCAATTTTATCAGTTATTGCTGCTGGGGCATTATGTGAAGGAAAGTGGAAATATTCTGCACTTATCTTGATAGTGGGGCTTATACTGTTTTACTCCACAGATGTTGGAAGGGAAGTGTTCTATCATCCTTTCCTTACAATATTGGCTTTAATCTTAATACTTCTTCTTAGAGATAAAGTTAGCAAGATGTTGTTTAGTAAAAACTTTGAAGAAGTTGTTGTTGGGGCAACTGTATTGTCTTTTTCATCTGTTATGGTTGATCATCTTTATGGATCAATTTTAGGAATTGTATATTTGCATATTCCAGCTAAGGATTACATTGCGGTAATTCCTGAGTTTATAAAGGAGAGAATAATCATGACCATAATAGGTGCGTTTTTTGTAATATTGATGATAGAAACAAGTAAATGTTTTTTAAAAAATGCAAAAGAGTTGAGAGGAAAACTTTTAAGAAGTTATATTGACGAGGAAGTAAAATATAGATCCACTCAAACGTCTAATATAAACAGGGAGTTGTTGGAGAAATATAACGTCAGAATTCCTTCGGAAGATGAGCAGAAGGAAATACTAAAATCTATTGTTGAGGTTATGATAGTAAATAACAAAAAAGGAGAAGATTAACAATCCATTTTATTTTTGGTTTTTATTTTTTATATATTATACTATTATATTGTATATTTATAGAAGTGTGCTTTCTTTTATTTTTTCTATCACTTTTGGAATATTTCTCTCTTTAACTTCTTTTAGATTTTCCAATGCTTTAACAATTCTGTTAATTTCGTCTGCAAATTTTCTATCTGATGATGTTAAATAAACAATCTCCTTTTTTGCATAGGATTGTTCAACAAGTGAATTCTTATGCACCACAGATAAACATTCTATTCCCAATATCTTTTTAATATCATTTATAACCCCCTCTGGGAGATCATCTGACTTATTTATAACGAAACCTGCTGGAATACTTTCCAAATAGTTCTTTCCGATTACTATTGTGTTTATTGCGCCCTGCAAACTTGGTCCAAAGGCAGTGTAATCCAAGACCGGAATGAAATAGTCGGAAAGTCCTAATGCTAAGTATGTTTCAACCCCTGTTGATGTTGAAGGAGCATCAACAAACACATAATCATAATTTCCAAGGTCTTTAAATCTTTTTAATACGTTTATATCGAATTTTAAATAATCAGCGAGAGATTTTCCAACAGAAAGTAGATCTATATTTGTAATTGGTGTTTTTACAATTGCATCAGTAATTGGGCGGTTTTCTTCTATAACATCCGCTAAAAATATATTTGTTTTTACATTTAACAGATGGGATAATGATTTTGAGCCAATATCCCCATCTATTAGCAGGACTTTTTTTTCCTGCGTAGCAAGAGCTGCTGCAACATTTGCAGTAATTATTGTTTTTCCAGTCCCTCCTTTTGCTATTGAAAATGTGATTACTTTCATATTAGTTCACCTAATTTATGATAATATTATATACCTTACCTACTAAAAATCTCGGTTCAATGATTTTTATTTTATTTTGGATTTTTCAACTGTAAGTTTATTTACGTATCTTGCATAATAAGTATTATTTATATTTTAACATTAATTATGATTATTTTTATGGTATGATTATTTATTATCTTTCTTTATCTCCAAGCATTCCAATTATAATCTTTGGAATCTTTGCCTCTTTCCATTTTGCCTCCCACTTCATAATATTTTCAATGATTTCTATTGCTTCATGGCCTTTTTTGGTTAAATAATATTTATTTCCATCTTTTTGTATTAAATTCTCTTCTTCCAACTCATTTAATCTCTCAGCCAAAGTTCGAGTGCTTACGCCATAACCTTCCATATCTAACGCGTTTTTTATACTGGTAAAAGAGTTAACACCCTCTTTAATCTTGTATAATATTTCAATAGTCCCCTTTTTTCCAAGCACGTTGAAGATCGACATGGTCTCACGCTTTTTAATGTTCTTTAATTTTATAGTTTTATATCGACTTATATTAATTTAATTAACTTTGTTTATATTTTAATAATTTTACTTTTATTTATTGTTTATGATCGGATGCACTATTTTAAATAATGACATATGTTATATTATTTATTATTTATTGTTTATATGTAATTCTATTATTTTATACATTTCTACATTTTTATACTCTTATATAAGGTATGCTTTATTTTTAGTTTTTATCACTAAGAATATTCTATCTCATCCTATTTATATGTGTATTCATTTTTATATATTCATTTCTATATTTTTTACACATATGTTTAATATTCACACTCAAATTTGCTTTTTGATCTATATTTCTTAATATTTAATATACTACAATTATCTACTTTACGATTATCCATAATTTATTAACTTAATTTATTAACTATTTGCTTAAATGCATTTTTTATTTTTTATAGGTTTATTTTTTTCAAATATTTTGTAAGTTAACTAAATATATATGAAATATACAGTTTAAAAGTTTACAATTTCCCTATTTAAAACTTATCTAATTTTGATTTTTTATTTATTATTTAATTTTTGATTTATATATTTTTAAATGGCGTTATTAGAAAACTTTATATATTTTATACCATCATACTACGGAAGGAATATTCCTTCCTTGTTAACACTGCCTACTTGAAGTTTTAAATAAAAACGGAAAAATTTACGGTGAAGAAAAATGAAAATGATCGAGATAATCTTAGAGGGGGAAAAGCTATTCCAGTGTTTAAAAATTTTAAAAAAATATGCGTTGTTAGATGAACACATAGTTTATGAAATAAAATCAAGTGAAAATAAAAAAATTAAAGTTGAATATAGGGGACAGGTTTACGAAACAATAGCATTAAAAAACGCTATAAAAGTTGAGGCAATAATCCCCGAGGAAAGTATAGAACAAATTATAGAAGATCTAATGGAGATAAACAAAAACGAAATAGAAATAATTAATACATATGATGTTATAGATACCATTCCAAAAATTAAAACCCAAAAAATTAAAACAGAACGAAAAATTGAGGAAATTGAGAACTTAACAAGAGAAGAGCTTTTAAAACAACTTGGTATTAAGGATCCAGATGAAAACTTTATAGAAACGCTAATAAAAGACACCTTCGAGTTTGATAACGATCTAACAGATAAAGAAATAAAAGATCTCTCAACAGCGATAGAAAACAGAATAGAAGAAAGTGTCTTATCTATACTAAAAGACCAAGATCTAATCGAGGACTATGCAATTAAAGTTAAAATAGAAAAATCAGAAAATAAATATTACTTATGCACTTGTGATATTCTTTTAATACAAAAGAAAACACTTGGATTTATAAAAAAACCTATAAAATTAGAACCCATTAAAAAAAGAATAATAAATATTTTAGAGAAAGAGAACGTTTCAAATCTACGTTATTCAGTAAAAATTCGGCAATATTAAGAAAAACATCAAAAATATCAAGTTTGCAAATCTTAAACAGAAAAAATTAAAAAACATTAAAAAACAATTTGGAAATAATAAAAAAATAATATATCAAAAATCTGCAACAAACTTAAAAAATAAAATAACAATAAAAGGGATGGACATGATATGCCTTCCGGTAGTGGAAAACAGTGTGGAGAAAGCTTTAAAAGTTGCCGAAGAATATTTAAAGGTTTCAGATATTGTGGAATTTAGAGTAGATATGATGAACAATGTAAAAGAAGAGGATATAGAAAAATTTTCAAAATATCCTTGTATAATAACAGTTAGACCTAAGTGGGAAGGGGGCTTTT
This region includes:
- a CDS encoding ParA family protein, encoding MKVITFSIAKGGTGKTIITANVAAALATQEKKVLLIDGDIGSKSLSHLLNVKTNIFLADVIEENRPITDAIVKTPITNIDLLSVGKSLADYLKFDINVLKRFKDLGNYDYVFVDAPSTSTGVETYLALGLSDYFIPVLDYTAFGPSLQGAINTIVIGKNYLESIPAGFVINKSDDLPEGVINDIKKILGIECLSVVHKNSLVEQSYAKKEIVYLTSSDRKFADEINRIVKALENLKEVKERNIPKVIEKIKESTLL
- a CDS encoding winged helix-turn-helix transcriptional regulator, with the translated sequence MSIFNVLGKKGTIEILYKIKEGVNSFTSIKNALDMEGYGVSTRTLAERLNELEEENLIQKDGNKYYLTKKGHEAIEIIENIMKWEAKWKEAKIPKIIIGMLGDKER
- a CDS encoding DUF2226 domain-containing protein, translating into MKMIEIILEGEKLFQCLKILKKYALLDEHIVYEIKSSENKKIKVEYRGQVYETIALKNAIKVEAIIPEESIEQIIEDLMEINKNEIEIINTYDVIDTIPKIKTQKIKTERKIEEIENLTREELLKQLGIKDPDENFIETLIKDTFEFDNDLTDKEIKDLSTAIENRIEESVLSILKDQDLIEDYAIKVKIEKSENKYYLCTCDILLIQKKTLGFIKKPIKLEPIKKRIINILEKENVSNLRYSVKIRQY